A stretch of DNA from Myxococcales bacterium:
ACAAGGTCAGCATCGACGCCATCGAAGCGCAGAAGGCGAAGCTCACGGAGATCCAGGCGCGTCAGGTTACGGAGGTGCGCTCCATCCTCACGCCGAGTGAGCAAGCAAAGGTGCTCCGAATGCTGAACAATGCCCACGGCAAGCGCGGCGCCGGCAAGGCACCCAAGGGCAAGACGGCGTCAGGCGCGAACGCCAAGCTGCAGAACGGGACCGGCAACGACGTCTCGTGACGCGCGGCGCCAAGCTTCGCGGCTCAGTGCACGCGCGAGGGCATCCGAGGAAGAACTCGGATGCCCTTTTTCTTTCGCTCGAGTCGAGTACGCTCCGCCCCAATGACCGAGTACGCCGCAACCCTCGACAGCATTCGCCGCGCCCGCGAGACGATCGCGCCGCACGTCCACCGCACGCCGATCTTCAGTTGTCAGACCTTGGACCGCCTGGCGGGGCGCAAGCTGTTCTTCAAATGCGAGAACCTCCAGCGGATCGGCGCCTTCAAGCTGCGCGGCGCGGTGAACGCCGTGCTCTCGCTGCCCGACGAACTGGCTCAAAAGGGCGTCGTCACGCACTCGAGCGGAAATCATGCCCAGGCGCTGGCGCTGGCCGCAAAGATCCGCGGCATCAAGGCGCACGTCGTGATGCCAACCGGCGCCAGCCGCGTGAAGCGCGAAGCCGTGCAGGGATACGGTGGGCGCGTGGTCCCTTGTGAAAGCACCCTCGAGTCCCGCGAGCGCACCGCACGCCAGGTGGCCGAGGAAACCGGCGCGACGCTGATCCCGCCCTACGACCACCCCGACGTCATCGCAGGACAGGGCACCGTGGCGCTCGAGCTGCTCGAACAAACCCCGGAGCTCGAAGCCATCATTGCACCCATCGGCGGCGGAGGCCTGATGAGTGGCATCGCGATCGCGGTCGAGGCACTCGCCCCGAGCATCGCGGTGATCGGCGCGGAGCCTGCTGGCGCCGACGACGCCGCACGCAGCAAGCTCGCCGGGGAGCTCTTGCCCCAAACCAATCCGAACACGATCGCCGACGGGCTGCACGCGGGGCTCGGTCAGCTCACCTGGCCGATCGTGCGCGACCACGTCGATCGCATTCTGACCGTCTCCGATCCCGAGATTGTTCAAGCCATGCGCTTGCTCTTCGAGCGCATGAAGCTGGTGGTCGAGCCGAGCGGCGCGGTCGCGCTTGCTGCGGCGCTCTCGGATGCACTGCGGTCGAGCCCCGGCCTGGCGCGGGTCGGGGTGGTCATCTCCGGCGGTAACGTCGATCTGTCTCGGCTGCCCTTCGGCGCCTGAATCGCGGGCGACGACTGCGAGCCGTTCACTCCGGAATCGCAACCACCACGATGGTGTTGTTGTGGTAGCCGTCGAGCCGGCTCTCGGTGCGAGCGACCTCACCGTAGCTGGAAAAACCAGCAATCGGCACGTCGGGAAAGACCGCGCGAATTGCGCGAATTTCCTCGGCGTAGCGCGGGCCGAGCACCATGCCACGGCAGACACAGCTGAAGACCAGGATGCCGGCGGCCTGCACACCACCGAGCCCATCCTTGGCGTCCTCGGCGGCCACGCGCGCGGCGTCAATGATGTCCTCCTCGGCACCGCGCACGATGCAGACGGTGGAGCCCTCCGGAACTTCGCCAGCGGCGAACAGCGCGCCGTTGTCCTCGACGCGGAGCGGCGCCCGCACCCGCACGACGTCCTCGAACAAGAGCACTCCCAGCTCATTTTCCACGAGGAACTGCGGCAGATCGAGCGACTCGAAATCGAGACCCCGACCTTTGGCATACTCGCGATAGATGTCGAGCGCGGGCCGCTCGTCGATCTCCATCACGACGTTGCCCTCTGCTCGCGTCACGGTGAACCGCGGCGAGGCGGGTGACAGCCCGTGGGCAACGCCCACTCCCCAGGCATTGTGTGAGGTCACCTGGACCGAGAGCATTCCGCCAGGAAACACCTCGTGGTTCACACCCACGGCCGTGCCGACGAACTTGCCGTCGTCCCCTGCGCCACCGCCCACGATGGGGTGTTTCAGCCGCGGAGCCTTGCGCACCTCCAGCACCAGCTTCTCGAACGCTGGGGACAACCCGTCCCCCATCAAGATGCAGACCGCATGTTTGTCGCGCTCGGGCGTGTGGCGCATGAACTTCCCGCCCAACGCCTCGCCGAGCGCCGCAATGTCGTCGTGGGGAACGCCGCGGCCCGTGACCTCGTGCTCGGCCTCACCCCAGCCGATGAGCATGGCTGCAACTCCGCTGTGGGTCAGTCCGCGTTCCGTGATCTCGCCTGCGCTCGTGCAGGCCACGACGTCGACGCGCGGCAGGCGCTTCTTGGCCTCGGCGAGCACATCGGACAGGGGATGCGCCGGCGACGCGAAGAACAGCGCGAGGTTCACGCGACCGGAGAGCTGCTGCCGGGCCTGGTTCAGCGCGGCGCTCGTCGCCGCGGCGGTCGACGGATCGTCGCTCGCACCACTGCCACAAATGGTTCTTGCGCGGTCTTTCCTAGACACTACTGCCGCAAGTCCTCCCTCGAGCAGAGACCGCAGCGCGGCCCCAAGCGAACACCACAATCATAGTCGTCGAGCCTCGAAGCACAAGCCAGGACTCTTGACGGGCTCCCGGCGCGGCGCTGATGTCCGCCCATGCGCAACGTCCGGCTCGGGTTGGCTCTTGCTCTCTCTGCCTGCACGAGTTCCACGCCACCCGCGAGCGCTCCAGGCGCGCGCGCCGAGCTCCCGCCGTCGGAGCCCGCCGAGACAAAGCCGGCACCGACCATCGTCGAGGTGCCACCGGCTGCGCCCGTGGCCGAGGTCCCCACCGCCGAGACGCCGGCCAACGTCGTGGTCACCGGTGCGGACGGTTGGCCGACGTTTCACGGTGACAACGCGCGGACTGGCGCAACGAATGCGCCCGAGCTCAAACATCCACGGGTGCTGTGGAAGGCCAACGTCGGTGTCTTCTCCTGGTTGAACTCACCGATCGTCGTCGGGAAGTCGCTCGTCGTTGCGCCCAGCTCCGGCACTGCACACAACAAGCCCGACTCAAAAGACGGTGTTTCTGCCTACGACGCGAGCAGCGGCAAACGCGCCTGGTTCACTCATTTCGCAGCGGACGCCAACGGAGTCGCGGCGACCAAGACCCAGGTGTTTGCGACATCGGATGATGAACACCTGTACGCGCTCGATGTGACGACTGGCAAGGTCGCCTGGAAGGCCAAAGGCGAGGGCAAGATGTACACACATCCGCTGGTCATCGGGGACCGCGTCGTCGTTGGTGATGCAAGCGGGTATGTGCGCGCGTTCGCCACGAAGGACGGCAAGGAGCTGTGGAAGCTACAGCTGACCGGCGCGATCCGCGGCGGTGCATCGAGTGATGGCCAGCAGATCTACGTAGCGTCGCAAGGCGGAGAGGTAGCGTCGCTGACCCTCGCGGGCGCTCAGACCTGGCGCAAACAGGTGAAGCGCGCGGCCTGGAACAACCAGGGTCCCGACGAGGCGATTGAAGTGTACTCGGCGCCGGTGGTGGGCAAAGACGCGCTCTACGTGAGCTTCAGCCGCGACACGTACTACAAGGACCTGCCCGCGCTGATCGCCCTCGACAAGCGCACGGGCAGAGTGAAGTGGAAGGCAAAAGGTCCAGGCGAGTGGGGCAACGTGCGCTCCACTCCTGCCCTGGTGGCTGGCAAGTTGGTGTACGGCGAGCCGTATTCGGGCGACGTCGCGGGCATCGATGCCAAGACTGGCCGCCTCGCCTACCGGGACGAGATCGGGCTGTGTTTCTTTCCGCAGTGGGCCTCGCCCGCCGCCGCCGGCGACCTGGTCTACCTGCCGCGCTACGACGGCTCGGTCTACGCGCTGCGCGCAAGCAGCGGCAAGGTCGTGTGGGAGTTGTTCCTGGGAGACTCGAAGCGAGTGGGTGAACAACGCCCCCACCCCGCGAAGCAGCAGTGTGATTGGGCCAACGCCGACGGCGCCATCTACGCTCCCGCGGCACTCGCCAGCGATGGGCGCTTGTTCATCGGCACGGGCGAGGGTGTGCTGTACGCGGTTGGCGAGTGATCACTCCGCGTGAGGCGGGCGCTCGAGCGGTGCCACCTCGGGCACCGGCGCGGACGGGACCTCGGGCTCGCGGGGGTTCACCGGTTCCGCCGCCGGTGCGGGGCGCGGCAGGAGCTCGAGGTGTGGTGCCTCGGGGGCGAGCGCAGCGGTGAGTGGATTGGCTGCCGCAACCAGCGGCGGCTCGCTGGCGCTTTCATCCGAGCTGCCGCCACCGAGCACGGGCGCCGGCGTGAAGGGGACACTGCGATCCATCGCAGGGGTTTGCCACTCGTCCTCGAGCAGGTGAAGCACCCTCGCGATGTGAGAGATGTGGCTGCAGTGGGCGTGCTCGTTCGCACCGCGATAACCCCAGACGTGGAAGCCCTTTTCGTCCGCCGTGGACGTCTGCCCAAACCGCTCGTTTCCCGGCGAAACGGCGCTCTCTGCGACCCCGACCTCCGACAACAACAGCTGCGCAGTCTGACGCGTGGACGGATAGGTCTCGGGCGTGACCTCCGAATACGTGAAGACGAAGAGCTTCTCTCCACGCGCTGCTCGCGCGGCAAACCGGAACGTCGGAGACAAGGGACGACTGAGCAGCGAGGCGACACCCTCGTCGTGAGAACGCGCCGCGGGGTTCCACGCCGCGTGCAACCCATCGAGGAGCACCACTGCGTCGATGCGCTCGTCGCCATACTTGAGGATCTCGTTCACCGCGCCGTACCCGGCGCTCCACGCTGACAGCGCCAGATGGCGAATGTGGGCTCGCTCGTCTCCGCTGTGTTTGCGCAGCGCCGCTTCGACGGAACGCAGCAGCGCCTGGAATACGTCCGGTTTGCCGAACGCATCGGAGTACGCTCCGCTCCCCAGTCCGCGGTCGATACCAACGAAGGCCATGCCCTGCGAGACTTGAACGAACGTCTTGCTCACGGGACTGTGACCGTGAAACTGAATCATCACGTCGTAACCCATGTCGACGGTGTGGCCGCCGCTCTGGGGCAGTGCGATGCGACCCATGCTGAGGTTCTTGAACGGCGTGTAAGGTCCAAGGCCGATGGGGTCGTGCGGGTAACACTCGTGGAACCCCTTGCTGCGCAGCTCGTCGCTGAGCGGCTCGGCTTCGAGGTGCTGTCGCGTCGGGGCGACGGCGGCGGGCGCCGCCACGGCCGGCGGTGTGGCGAAGCGGCGGAAGAACGCGCCGGCGCGATGGGCGGGTCCGGCCGTGAGTCCGGTCACCAGCGCGACGCCCGCCACGCCGACCAGCCCGACGGCCAGTGCGCGACGGTAAAGCTCGCCGTCGGTGGGCCCCGGTCTTTTCGCGGGCTTAGGCACGGAGACCGAGTCTATTCAGAATAATTGGAATGGAAATACCCTCTTGACTGCGGGCCCCGAGTTCGGACCCACTCGAAAACCGCCCAATCCGCGGATCGCCGCGATCTTCTAGGGAAATTCGCCTGCGGGCGGCCCTCCGGCGGGTGGGTCCGGGGGCCACCACAAAAGCGTGCTGTACGCTCGGATCCCGGTGCTGCGCTCCCTACGTGCCCTGCTGATGTTCTGGACGATCTTCGCGTCCTACGGAGTGCAATGGGTTCTCAGCCGTGTCTTCGGAGCACGGCGCTTGAAGGCGCGCCTCGAGCGAGTGCACGTCAACAACGCTCGCCGTCTGGTCAACGGCTTCATGCGCTTGCGCGGTGTGTTCATCAAGGTCGGTCAGGTGTTGAGTGTGATCGGGACCTTCCTGCCTCGCGCTTATGGTGAGGCCCTCGAGAAGCTGCAGGACAAGGTCCCGGCTCAGCCCTTCCCCGAGATCGAAGAACGCCTGCGCGAAGCCCTGGGCGACGACCCGCTGTCGCGCTTCGCCAAGTTCGATCGCGAACCACAGGCCGCAGTCTCGCTGGCGCAGGTTCATCGCGCCGTCACCAAGGACGGGACTGCGGTTGCGGTGAAGGTGCTGTATCCCGGCATCGAAACGCTAATCCGCCGCGACCTCGGCGTGCTGCGCTCGATCATGCCTGTCGTGCGCCGATTATTCCCCATCACACGTTTCGAACGCGTGCTCGACCAGCTGTCCGCCATGCTGGCTCGCGAGACCGACTACGCGAACGAACGCAAGAACATGGAGCGCATGCGGAGCATCTTCGCGGGGAAGAGCAACGTGGTGGTCCCAACGCTGGTCGACGAGCTCACGAGTGCCGGTGTGCTGACGATGACCTTCGAGGAGGGAGCGAAGATCACGGATTTTGTCGCGCTGAAGGCGCTGGGTGTCGACACCGAGGAGGTCGGCAAGCTGCTCACTGAGTGTTACTTCGCGATGTTGCTGGAGCACGGGGTGTTTCATGCAGACCCACACCCGGGAAATTTTCTGGTGCGTTCCGGGCCGACGTTGGTGATCTTGGACTACGGCGCCGTCGAGGAGGTCACGCCCGAGCTCGCGGACGGCATGCGTATGGTGGTGCTCGGGGCGATCACTCGCAGCGACGACCAGGTGCTCGCGGGCCTGGAGCGCATGGGTTTCGTGGCCGAGGGTGGCGATCGTGATCTGCTGGCCCGGGTCGGGCGCGAGTACCTCAAGCTGCTGGCCAACGTGAACATCACCGACTTTGCGCAGCTCGATCGGCAAACGGTGGAGAAGCTCACGAGCGACGGCTATCAGCACGTGCGCGGGCAGATGCGCGAGATCATGAAGAGCGTGGCGTACCCGGACGGTTACTTCTACGTGGAGCGCACGCTGGTGCTGCTGTTTGGCCTGGTGGGTCAGCTGGCGCCCAAGGTGGGATTGACCGGATTGGTGCTGCCGTATGCGTCGCTCGCCTTCGCCAAGAGCCTGGCGGCACAGAACACCGCGGCGACTCCCCCCGAGGCCACGGCGTGAAGCGAGGCGCGGCGCAGCTTGCCCTGTGCATCTTGCTCGCCGCCTGCGCCACTCGACGTCCGCCGCCCGCGACTGCCAGCTCGACCCCGAGCTCGTGCGATGCCGCTGTGTCGGTGGCAACCGAGACGCCGCTCGTGCTCGCGGTGGACGTGCGCTGTCACGGCGGAGCGCTCACCGGCTTCGTGGCCTCGGAGCCCGCGAGCCTGCCGCACATCCGCGACGTGACCGACGGGGCCGGGCAAGCACTGAAGCGCCAGGGCTCTGGCTTTTCGTTCGGGGCACCCGAGGCCGATGCGCAGATAAAATACCGAGTGGACCTGGACGCGATCGCTGCGAGCGCAGAGAGCTTCGACGTTGCGCTGCGCAGCGGCGCGTCGGTCGTGTCGCCTGTCTCGACCTGGCTCGTGCATCCGGCACCCCTCTCGACCGACGTGCCGGTCCGCATCCGTGTGACGGTTCCCCCGGGGTTTGGCTTCGCAACCAGCCTCACCCGCGCCGGCGACGCCTACACACTCGAAGCGCACGAGATCCCGGTCGCGAGCTACGCCGTGTTCGGGCGCTTCGAGTCGCAGGAAGTGCGCGTCGATGGCTCACGCCTGCGCGTGGTGTTCGCCGATGGCAAGCTCGACGCGAGTCGCGCCGACGTGACGGCGTGGGTGGCAGCTTCGGCGCGCGCGGTCGCCGACTTCTGGCACAAATTCCCGGTACCGCGGGTTCAGGTCACGCTGATCCCGCTGCCCGGCAGGGAAGGCGTGGTGTTCGGCAAAGTGCTGCCAGAGAGCGCACCCGGCGTGGTGCTCTTGGTCGGAGAGCACACACGGCCCGCCCGCCTGTACCAGGATTGGATCTTGATCCACGAGCTGTTCCACCTTGGTGTGCCCAGCTTCTCCGGTGAAGGCCGCTGGTTCGACGAGGGGCTCGCCACCTACTACGAGCCCATCATTCGCGCGCGCGTCGGCTGGCGCACGGAGGCGAGTGTGTGGGAGGAGTTCCGCCGCGCCATGCCCCAGGGTCTGGCGGCGGTCGGGAAAAAAGGGCTGGAAGATGCCGCCGAT
This window harbors:
- a CDS encoding PQQ-binding-like beta-propeller repeat protein produces the protein MRNVRLGLALALSACTSSTPPASAPGARAELPPSEPAETKPAPTIVEVPPAAPVAEVPTAETPANVVVTGADGWPTFHGDNARTGATNAPELKHPRVLWKANVGVFSWLNSPIVVGKSLVVAPSSGTAHNKPDSKDGVSAYDASSGKRAWFTHFAADANGVAATKTQVFATSDDEHLYALDVTTGKVAWKAKGEGKMYTHPLVIGDRVVVGDASGYVRAFATKDGKELWKLQLTGAIRGGASSDGQQIYVASQGGEVASLTLAGAQTWRKQVKRAAWNNQGPDEAIEVYSAPVVGKDALYVSFSRDTYYKDLPALIALDKRTGRVKWKAKGPGEWGNVRSTPALVAGKLVYGEPYSGDVAGIDAKTGRLAYRDEIGLCFFPQWASPAAAGDLVYLPRYDGSVYALRASSGKVVWELFLGDSKRVGEQRPHPAKQQCDWANADGAIYAPAALASDGRLFIGTGEGVLYAVGE
- a CDS encoding FIST C-terminal domain-containing protein, giving the protein MSRKDRARTICGSGASDDPSTAAATSAALNQARQQLSGRVNLALFFASPAHPLSDVLAEAKKRLPRVDVVACTSAGEITERGLTHSGVAAMLIGWGEAEHEVTGRGVPHDDIAALGEALGGKFMRHTPERDKHAVCILMGDGLSPAFEKLVLEVRKAPRLKHPIVGGGAGDDGKFVGTAVGVNHEVFPGGMLSVQVTSHNAWGVGVAHGLSPASPRFTVTRAEGNVVMEIDERPALDIYREYAKGRGLDFESLDLPQFLVENELGVLLFEDVVRVRAPLRVEDNGALFAAGEVPEGSTVCIVRGAEEDIIDAARVAAEDAKDGLGGVQAAGILVFSCVCRGMVLGPRYAEEIRAIRAVFPDVPIAGFSSYGEVARTESRLDGYHNNTIVVVAIPE
- a CDS encoding pyridoxal-phosphate dependent enzyme — protein: MTEYAATLDSIRRARETIAPHVHRTPIFSCQTLDRLAGRKLFFKCENLQRIGAFKLRGAVNAVLSLPDELAQKGVVTHSSGNHAQALALAAKIRGIKAHVVMPTGASRVKREAVQGYGGRVVPCESTLESRERTARQVAEETGATLIPPYDHPDVIAGQGTVALELLEQTPELEAIIAPIGGGGLMSGIAIAVEALAPSIAVIGAEPAGADDAARSKLAGELLPQTNPNTIADGLHAGLGQLTWPIVRDHVDRILTVSDPEIVQAMRLLFERMKLVVEPSGAVALAAALSDALRSSPGLARVGVVISGGNVDLSRLPFGA
- a CDS encoding AarF/ABC1/UbiB kinase family protein; translation: MFWTIFASYGVQWVLSRVFGARRLKARLERVHVNNARRLVNGFMRLRGVFIKVGQVLSVIGTFLPRAYGEALEKLQDKVPAQPFPEIEERLREALGDDPLSRFAKFDREPQAAVSLAQVHRAVTKDGTAVAVKVLYPGIETLIRRDLGVLRSIMPVVRRLFPITRFERVLDQLSAMLARETDYANERKNMERMRSIFAGKSNVVVPTLVDELTSAGVLTMTFEEGAKITDFVALKALGVDTEEVGKLLTECYFAMLLEHGVFHADPHPGNFLVRSGPTLVILDYGAVEEVTPELADGMRMVVLGAITRSDDQVLAGLERMGFVAEGGDRDLLARVGREYLKLLANVNITDFAQLDRQTVEKLTSDGYQHVRGQMREIMKSVAYPDGYFYVERTLVLLFGLVGQLAPKVGLTGLVLPYASLAFAKSLAAQNTAATPPEATA